The DNA region GCTCTTTTGGCACAACAAGAATCCTTACAACTAAGCGATCACCATATCGAAAATGAAAATAGAGAAAAGTTTATCAATCTAGTTATAGAGAAGCAGTTAGAAAAAATAAAAGAAGAGCAAGAGCTGAATAAGTACACATCGGAGTCTTTGGAAAAGGTAGCAGAAGAGTTATTTGCTCAATCAAGGATAGTAGAGTCAGAAAGTCCACCGCTAGGAACTTATATGTTAAAGAAGAGTTATGGTGAATGTACTTCATATGAGGAATTATTAAATCGACATTTAGAGGAATTAAAGAAGATAAGAAATATGGAAGATAAAATTCCTGTAGGTCTTAAAAAAGATTGGGATTTTATTCAAGAAACTGTCGGGTTTGCAAAAAACAGGACTAGTTTTGATTACAGTAGATTTAAACTATTGCTTGAAAACTTAAAAAACTCTTTGCGTATTAAGTAACGAAACCGCTGACCATTATTCCCCTTTCCAATATCTAGTAGTGGGAAATGGATGTTAAATAGGATGCAGATAAGGTTAAAGATATTTCATTTGCTATCGATATAGGAAATCAAGTGTTAAAATAAGGTATTACTAAATTTAGCATAGAATATAAATTAAATGATTTTAGGAGAGGAAAAAATGAACAAGATTCGCCAAAAGGTGCTAGCTTTCCGTGATGAAAGAAGCTGGAAGAAATATCATAATGAAAAGGATTTGGCCATTTCTGTTGCTCTAGAAGCAAGTGAATTGCTTGAGAATTTCCAGTGGAGAACCAGTGAGGAAGCAGTAACTGAGACAAGACAAAACATAAAAGAAGAAATGGCTGATATCTTAATTTACCTTGTGCAGCTTGCCGATAAGATGGAGATTGATTTAGAAGAGGAAGTCTTAAGGAAGCTAGAGAAAAATGCTATAAAATATCCTGTTAACAGAATTGAGGAAACAAGCAAATGATCATTTATAATGAGTCCTCTTCAAAATTCTTAAATCATATATATGAAAATAAAATTGGTTACGTTCTCAAAGAAAATGTCCTGACAAAAATGAATAAGGTGGTATCCGGCAGTGAGTTGAGATCCTGGGAAAATTCACTCCCACAAATGGCAAAGGTACTAAGAGACGCAGATTTAAAAGAGGATACGCATGTCTTGTTAGAGTACAAGCTACCATCTTCTGAAAAAAGAATCGACTTCTTCGTAGTAGGTGAAGACGAGAAGGGTAAGAAAAATGCTCTAATCATTGAATTGAAACAATGGCAAAAAGCAAAGGTGTCTGAAGGAGATGGGATTGTTCGGACGTATTTAGGAGGAAGGGAACGGGAAACGGTTCATCCTGCCTACCAAGCTTCCTCCTATAAGAGATATTTGCAGAATTTCAATGAGTCTCTTTACAGTGACTCATCCGCTATTCAGCTGCATTCCTGTGCTTATTTACATAACTATATTATGGCGAGTATCGGGGAGCCGCTTCTTGACAAAAGATACAGCAATTATCTTCAGGAATCTCCTCTGTATTTCCAATTCGGTGATCGAGAATTAGCAAAAAATATTCGGCAGCTTGTTTCCAATGGAAATGGTAGGGAAATCGCTGAGACCATTGAAAATGGTAAAAGTCGCCCTTCAAAAAAACTGGTTGAAACGGTTGGATCACTGTTAAAGGGGAATGAAGAGTTTGTGTTATTAGATGAACAAAAGGTAGCATATGAAAAGGTTGTTAGTAAATACAATCAATTCAAAACACAAACGGGCCAAAAGCATGTCATTATTATCAAGGGTGGTCCTGGTACAGGTAAATCAGTAATCGGATTAAATTTAATGAGCTATATGCTAAATTCTAAGGCATATGTGGAGTATATAACCCCTAATCAGGCATTTAGAGAAGTGCTGCGGAAAAAGCTAATTGGGACATCCGGACATGTGGAGGTTAGAGACTTATTTAAAGGGTCTGCCTCATATGTACAAGCACCCGAAAATTACTTTGATGTCCTTATTTGCGATGAAGCGCATCGGTTAAAAGAACAGGGACATATGAAAAAGAAAATTGAAGGGGAAAATCAGGTAACACAAATCATTCGATCTTCAAGAATCAGTGTATTTTTTGTTGATGATTTTCAGAAAATCTCCAAAAAGGACATTGGCAGTGTGAAGGAAGTAGAAAAAGAAGCAGCTAGATTTGGGGCAGATATTCACACAATCGAACTAGAATCTCAGTACCGTTGCTCAGGGTCAGGGAACTACATCTCCTGGCTAGAAAGCATCCTCAATGATGGTGAGGATAATTTTATCCTTGAAGGCGATTTTGATTTTAAAATTGTTTCTAGTCCTCAAGAATTGAAA from Neobacillus sp. FSL H8-0543 includes:
- a CDS encoding nucleotide pyrophosphohydrolase gives rise to the protein MNKIRQKVLAFRDERSWKKYHNEKDLAISVALEASELLENFQWRTSEEAVTETRQNIKEEMADILIYLVQLADKMEIDLEEEVLRKLEKNAIKYPVNRIEETSK
- a CDS encoding DUF2075 domain-containing protein, translating into MNKVVSGSELRSWENSLPQMAKVLRDADLKEDTHVLLEYKLPSSEKRIDFFVVGEDEKGKKNALIIELKQWQKAKVSEGDGIVRTYLGGRERETVHPAYQASSYKRYLQNFNESLYSDSSAIQLHSCAYLHNYIMASIGEPLLDKRYSNYLQESPLYFQFGDRELAKNIRQLVSNGNGREIAETIENGKSRPSKKLVETVGSLLKGNEEFVLLDEQKVAYEKVVSKYNQFKTQTGQKHVIIIKGGPGTGKSVIGLNLMSYMLNSKAYVEYITPNQAFREVLRKKLIGTSGHVEVRDLFKGSASYVQAPENYFDVLICDEAHRLKEQGHMKKKIEGENQVTQIIRSSRISVFFVDDFQKISKKDIGSVKEVEKEAARFGADIHTIELESQYRCSGSGNYISWLESILNDGEDNFILEGDFDFKIVSSPQELKEEIVDKRGGRLLAGYAWDWNKNMVNGKLPKDVIIEEHNFALPWNDPNRIDWAIHPECAEQIGCIHTVQGLEMDYVGVIIGKDLGYDEETKQLIVRRDEFKDKGAKPAKPKKGQLDPLVELVRNTYKTLMTRGMKGCYVYCCDKGLDRYIRAHI